Proteins encoded together in one Miscanthus floridulus cultivar M001 chromosome 16, ASM1932011v1, whole genome shotgun sequence window:
- the LOC136511732 gene encoding common plant regulatory factor 1-like, which yields MAQDEAVAQKTGNKASPSKDYPTPSPYPDWSTMQAYYGPGVLPPTYFAPAIAPGHPPPYMWGPQPIMPPPFGTPYAAVYPHGGAYLHPLVPMMSTPLSVEPAKSGNSKEKNSNKKLKEIDRTAVSAGSGNSKRTMSSSEDYSAEGSSDVNDQKVNKTSRKRSSDDGPSAETTTGANTECVLAPNHTLGNANSRAIGTVISPSPGVMVPAHTAVQSDLSIKDERELKREKRKQSNRESARRSRLRKQAETEELATQVESLNAENTSLRSEIGRLTESSKKLRLENSALMVKLKDTAAPTPAEPSPRAVAENFLSMIDSAKAAGVSRHTEHGEPKLRQLMDSSPATDVAAVS from the exons ATGGCTCAGGATGAAGCTGTGGCCCAGAAGACTGGAAATAAAGCATCCCCTTCTAAG GATTATCCCACTCCTTCTCCATATCCTGATTGGTCGACCATGCAG GCATATTATGGCCCTGGTGTCTTGCCACCAACATATTTTGCTCCAGCAATAGCTCCAGGTCATCCACCACCATATATGTGGGGTCCTCAG CCTATAATGCCACCCCCTTTTGGGACACCATATGCTGCAGTGTACCCACATGGTGGAGCTTACCTGCACCCCCTTGTGCCCATG ATGTCAACTCCATTGAGCGTGGAGCCAGCCAAATCTGGAAATAGCAAGGAGAAAAATTCCAATAAGAAACTTAAGGAAATAGATCGGACTGCAGTGTCTGCTGGCAGTGGTAACAGTAAAAGAACAATGTCATCCAG TGAAGATTACAGTGCAGAGGGCTCCAGCGATGTAAATGATCAGAAA GTGAACAAAACGTCCAGGAAGCGGAGCTCAGATGATGGACCCA GCGCAGAAACCACCACAGGTGCAAACACGGAATGTGTTTTAGCTCCTAACCATACTCTGGGGAATGCTAACTCGAGGGCGATAGGCACAGTGATATCTCCATCACCTGGTGTGATGGTTCCAGCTCATACTGCAGTACAATCTGACTTATCAATCAAG GATGAGAGGGAATTAAAGCGTGAAAAGAGGAAGCAGTCAAATAGGGAGTCTGCTAGACGATCAAGGCTGAGAAAACAG GCTGAGACAGAGGAGTTGGCTACACAAGTGGAGTCCCTTAATGCAGAGAACACGTCCCTTAGGTCTGAAATCGGCAGGCTAACAGAGAGCTCGAAGAAGCTTAGATTAGAAAATTCTGCTCTAATG GTGAAGCTGAAGGACACTGCAGCACCGACCCCTGCAGAACCATCCCCGCGTGCCGTTGCGGAAAATTTCCTTTCCATGATCGACAGCGCCAAGGCGGCGGGCGTCAGCAGGCACACGGAGCACGGCGAGCCCAAGCTCCGGCAGCTCATGGACTCCAGTCCGGCAACAGACGTTGCTGCCGTAAGCTGA